Below is a genomic region from Lonsdalea populi.
CATCAGCGTGATGCCGTTTTTGCCGTAAAAGTCCCGGCGGTACAGCGCGGCGGCGGCCAGCGTGCCGAGCACCAGCGCAATCAGCGTGGAAAGGCAGGCGATCTGCAACGACAGAATGACGGCGTCGAAGATATCCCGCCTCTCCGCCGCGAGCTGGAACCAACGCAGCGTAAAGCCTTTCGGCGGGAAGCTGAACGCCGCCTCTTCGGTATTGAACGCGTAAACGGCGATGATCAGCAGCGGGGCATGCAGAAACAGCAGTCCACCCCAGGCTGCCAGCCGGAGCGGTAGCGGTGCGCGTTTAGAGTGCATCGAAGGCCCCCCATCGTTTCACCAAAGCGAGATAGAAGGCAATCAAGACAATGGGCACCAGCGTAAACGCCGCCGCCATAGGCAGGTTGCCGATGGCCCCCTGCTGGGAATAGACCATGTTGCCGATGAAATAGCCCGGCGGCCCCACCAGCTGCGGCACGATAAAGTCGCCCAGCGTGAGTGAAAAAGTGAAGATGGAGCCGGCGGCAATGCCCGGCACCGCCAGCGGCAGGATGACATAACGGAAGGTCTGCTGCGGCCGCGCGCCCAAATCCTCCGACGCCTGAATCAGCGATGTCGGCAGACGTTCCAGCGCCGCGTGGATCGGCAGGATCATAAAAGGCAGCCAGATATAAACGAACACCAGAAAGCGCCCCAGCCCGGAGGTCGACAGCGTGTTCCCGCCAATGCCCGGCAGCAGCAAGAGACTGTTCAAGCCGCCTTCCAGCCCCAGGTGGCGCAGAAACCACTGAATGACGCCGTCCCGCGACAACAGCAGTGTCCAGGCGTAGGCCTTGACGATATAGCTGGCCCACATCGGCATCATCACCGCGACATAAAAAAAAGCTTTCTGCTTGCCCCGGGTGTAGCGCGCCATGTAGTACGCGATGGGGAACGCCAGCACGGCGCTGAACAGCGTGACGCACACCGCCATCGCCGCCGTGCGCGCAATAATGTCGTAATTCGCCGGGCTGAACAGCGCCGCGATGTTCGCCAGCGTCAACGTGGGCGAGACCGTCATCGTGAAGTCGTCAAAGGTATAAAACCCCTGCCACAGCAGCGTCAGTAACGACCCCAGATAGACGGTGCCGAACCACAGCAGCGGCGGCGTCAACAGCAGCGCCAGATAGAAGCCCTGACGACGATAGAAGAAGTCGAACAGGCGATGTAATGCCCCCCGACGGACGGCGGGCACCAAGATGTCTGCGCGCGTCATCTCACCCCACCTCCTGCAGCGAGACCATGGCGCTACGCGCCCAGCAGGCCGTCAACGGTTGGCCGATTGCCCAGGCAGGCTGGATGGCGGCGCGCTGATGGTGGGTTTCGCTCGCCAGCAGACGCTCGCCTGTTTCCAGCACCAGCTCGTAGCGGGTCGCCATGCCCTGATAGTGAATATCCTTAACCTGCGCCGCGACGCGAATTTCGCCCTCACACTCACCCGGTGCGGGTGCCAGCAGGCGAATGTGTTCCGGGCGGACGGCGAAACACCCCACCTCACCGGTCAGCCGCAGCGTCTGCTCTGACGACAGCACATTGGACGTGCCGACAAACTCCGCCACAAACGGCGTTTTAGGGTTCATATACAGCTCGCGGGGCGTATCCACCTGTTCAATGCGGCCGTTATTGAATACCGCGACCCGGTCGGACATCGACAAAGCTTCGCTCTGATCGTGCGTCACGAAGATAAAGGTGATGCCAAGCTGGCGCTGGAGCGTCTTGAGTTCGCCCTGCATCTGTTCGCGTAATTTGAGATCCAGCGCGCCGAGCGGCTCATCGAGCAGCAGCACGCTGGGTTGATTGACCAACGCGCGCGCCAGCGCCACGCGCTGACGCTGCCCACCGGACAGCTGTGCCGGTTTACGCGCCGCGACAAATCCGAGCGCTACCCGTTCCAACGCCTCCTGCGCCCGGACGCGGCGTTCGTTTTTGCCGACGCCCTTCACGCGCAGCCCATAGGCCACGTTGTCCAGCACGGTCATGTGTGGAAACAGCGCATAATCCTGAAAAACGGTGTTCACATCACGCTGATAAGGCGCCAGCCCGGTGGCTTCGCGCCCGTGAATCCGAATAGAACCCGAGGAAAGCGGTTCGAAACCCGCGATCAGTCTCAGACAGGTGGTTTTCCCTGAACCGGAGGGGCCGAGCATGGAAAAGAATTCGCCCTCTTTTATATCGATGGAAACACGATCCACGGCGCGAACATCACCAAAGCATCGGGATACGTCGATAAATTCCACAGCATTGGGCATAAGCAACTCCTGGTAGAGGGGTTATTCATCGCGCGATTTAAACCCCAACCGAAAATGAAACCAAACCGGCAAAACATTACGAACTTATGGGAATAAAAAGCGGGAACGGTTAAAGCATCAGCCGCGAAATAATCAATTCTATGTCGTCGGCTGAAAGCGCTATTTATTTTTTTAAACCTATCCGTTTAATTCAACGCCCGCCCATAATGGCAATATAATCCTGCGTCCAGCGGCTATAGGGGACATATTTCCCGCCTTCGGACTGCGGCGTTTTCCAGAACGCAATTTTATCGAACTGCGTCGCGCCGTTATTTTCACACCCTTCGGCACCCAGCAGTGCATTGCCTTTACAGGCGGCCGGCACGGCCGGTACGGAGCCGAACCAGGCGGCGATATCGCCCTGCACTTTGGGCAGCAATGACCAGTTCATCCATTTGTAAGCGCATACTGGATGTTTGGCGTCCGACGCTAGCATGGTGGTATCAGCCCACCCGGTCACGCCCTCCTTCGGCAACACGGTGGCGATGGGTTGCCCCTCGCTCTTGAGCGCATTCGCCTGATACGGCCAGGCGCTGGATGCCGCCACGCCTTCATTCTTGAAGTCGCTCATCTGCACGGAGGTGTCGTGCCAATAGCGATGAACTAGCGCGCGCTGGCTGCGTAACAGCGTCAGAACCGCCTGATACTGAGGCTCCGTTAGTTGATACGGGTCTGAAATGCCCAGCTCCGGCTGCGTGCTTTTCAGGTACAACGCAGCATCGGCAATGTAGATCGGGCCGTCGTAAGCCTGCACCCGCCCCTGATTCGTCTTACCGTCGGGCAACGTCTGCGCAGTGAATACCACCGACCAGCTTTCCGGCGGCGTCGGGAACACCGTCGTGTTGTACATCAGGAGATTGGGGCCCCATTGATACGGAGTGCCGTAGATTTTGCCGCCGACCGTGTACCACGGCGCGTTGATCAGCCGCGGGTCGATGCTTTTCCAGTTGGGAATAGCGGCAGGCTCAATCGGCTGGACACGCTTGCCATAGATCAGCCGCAGCGAGGCGTCGCCGGAGGCCGTGACCAGATCGTATCCGCCCTTTGCCATCAGGCTGACCATTTCGTCCGAGGTCGCCGCGGTTTTGACATTGACCTGGCAGAGAGTTTCCTGTTCGAACTGCGTGACCCAATCGTAGTTTTCATCGCTTTGACCCCGTTCGATGTAACCGGGCCAGGCGACGATATCGAGACGGCCTTCCCCTTGGGCAGATAATTCCGGCGCGGTCGCGTGGGCGATATTTAACGCACACAAGACGCTCAGGCAAATAGCGGACAATGATGTCCTGGCATGATATTTTTCCATACTGTTCCCCCGTCAAGGTTGGCTTATTTGTAGCTTGATAGCGCCACACGTTTTTTATTATCTATGGCTGCGTTTCATAATAAGAAAATACGATTGTCTGAGCGCGATTTTAAAATTGTCGTTTGAATTTGGCCATGATATGCCGAACCACGCTGTAATTTTGTAATGAATAACTGGATAAATCATTGCCATAGCCGGAACGCTTTAATCCCCCGTGCGGCATTTCACTAATGAGCGAGAAATGGCTGTTAATCCACGTCGTCCCGTATTGCAAACTGGCCGCCACCTGCATGGCGGTATCAATATTTTTCGTCCAGACCGACGACGCCAGCCCATACTCCGATTCGTTTGACCACTGGACCACCTGTTCAAGCGAGGTGAAACGGGTGACACTGACCACCGGGCCGAAAACCTCGCGCTGCACGATTTCATCGCTTTGCAGGCAACCGGCCAGCAGCGTCGGCGGGTAGTAAAAGCCGGGAGCGTCCACCATGCCTGCCCCCGTAATGCGTTCTATGTGTGGCTGACTTAGCGCGCGTTCCACGAAGCTGGAAACCCGGTCACGTTGGCGGGCGCTGATCAGCGGTCCCAGATGGTTATCTTCGTCTCGCGGCTGCGCCATCCGCAGGCGGGACACCGACGCGCCCAGCGCATCCACCAGTTGCGCATAGATGCCCGCCTGCGCATACACCCGACAGGCCGAGGTGCAGTCCTGCCCCGCGTTGTAGTAGCCCCAGGTGGCGATCGCCTTGACGGCATCATCGATATCCGCGTCGTCGCAGACAATCACCGGGGCTTTGCCTCCCAGCTCCAGATGGGTGCGTTTCACGTTGCTGACGGCGGCGTTCAAAATTCTCTGACCGGTCACAATATCTCCGGTGACCGACACCATACGCACCCGCGGGTGATTGACCAGGGCGCGACCGGCGCTCTCGCCGCCGCCGGTGATAATATTCAGCACGCCCGACGGCAACAGCGCATTCAAGGTAGGCGCCAGCGCCAATATGGTCAGCGGCGTGTGCTCGGAAGGCTTGAATACCACAGTGTTGCCCGCCGCCAGCGCCGGGGCGATTTTCCAGGCCGCCATCATCAACGGGTAATTCCACGGCGCGATGGAGGCCACGACGCCGAGGGGGTCCCGGCGTATCATGGACGTGTGACCGTCCAGGTACTCTCCCGCTAACTGCCCCTGCTGGCAGCGCACCGCGCCGGCAAAAAAGCGAAAGACATCGGCGACGGCGGGAAGATCGTCATTGAGCGCCTGATACAGCGGCTTGCCGCAGTTAATGGCTTCCAACCGCGCCAGCGACGCGGCCTCTCGTTCTATTGCATCCGCAATACGCAACAGCACGATGGCGCGCTGCGACGGCGTGGTTCTGGCCCACGCGGGGAAGGCGCGCTGAGCCGAGTCTACCGCCTCGGCGACCTGCGCGGCAGACGTTTCCCCCAACCTGGCGACGATAGCCCCACTGGCGGGATTGACGATGTCCTGCGATATGCCATCGCCGTCAATCAACTGACCATCAATCAACTGCCTGCTGGAAAAGCGGGCGATAAAATCCTCATCCGACATCGCGTTTCCCCGCTTCTACTCAGTTTCTACTTTCGCGCCCCGGAATAGGGATATCCGCATAGAACCAACGCCTACGTGAGGTGAGACAGCGCGTTGAAAACACAATAGGGAAAGTCGGCGGGCATCAACCACTATTTATTATTGAAAACAGCATTCGAATAAATCGAATGCTGTTCCATTTCCATGCAGGGGACTTAGGAACTCTTACGCAGCCCGTTGTTTTCGCGGGCAACGCTGAGAAAGGGGGAAACCAGTTTGGGCCGCGTACTGCCTCGACGCCAGGCCATACCGATTTCTAATGGTTCGATAGGGTCGGTCAATTTGCTCGCTTCGATCATATTTCCTTCCAGTGACCAGGCGCGATAAGTCATGTCCGGTAGGATAGACAGCCCCATCCCGGCGGCGACGAGACTGCGCACGGCTTCGGTCGATGTGGTCTTCATGGCGATCTCCGGCGTCAGGCTGGCTTTACTCCAGATTTGCCGGGCGTGGATATCCATCTCATCCACGTTGAGCTGAATCAGCGGCTCCGTCACGACATCCGCCAGGCTGATGCTCTCGCGCTCCAGCAGCGGATGCATCGGCGGCAGCCACAGACGGTACGGCGAATGGCACAGCACTTCCGTCTGCAAGGCATCGCGGTCTTCAAGGTTGGAGAGGATCAACACGCCGATGTCGATCTCGCCGCTCACCAGCAAATGTTCGATGTATCTGCGCTCATCCTCCACGACCTGCACCACCACATTGGGGTAGGCGTCTTTGAAATGTTTGAGCAGATCGACGAGAAAGTAGCCCGCCACCAGGCTTGTCACCCCCACGGTCAGGGAGCCTGTGATGCTTTCTGTCCCGGTTCTCAGGCTGCGGGTGGCATTTTCCACCGTTGCCAGAATCAGGTAGGACTGACGTAAAAACTGATGCCCCTGGTGCGTCAGCGTCATGCCTTTGGCGTGGCGTTCGAATAAACGCACCCCGGTTTCGTTTTCCAATTGCTGAATAGCCAGCGTGAGCGACGACTGAGAAACAAAGGCGGTTTGTGCGGCGGCCGAAATCGAGCCGGTCTCGGCAACCGCAATAAAGTGCCGGATTTGACGTAGCGTTAACATCCCCGTCAGGCGCCTCTTCAAAATAAGTCAAGGGCCCATAGATACCACGCCATTCGTTTTATCGAAAGCGTTGTCATTTTACGATATCCCCACGTTCCCACTCGGTTCGACTGCCATAATCAACTGATTATTCAGTATGTTGCGTTCAACCAGCATGCCACTCAGCGCTGAAAGATATTGAAAAACACCGCGTCACGGCCGCCCTGCGGCAGGTGATCGACGCCAATATCGCACTGACGGAGTGCGGACTGGCGCGAACAGGCAGAAGGCAGGCATGCCGATCGCGCCATTGACCGTTTAAATAGCCCAACAGCAGGTATCTCGTCAGACTTGCACGTTGAAAACCGTGCGCAGCAACATACATTCGAAATGATGAATCCTCACGCAGGCACCGGATACTCCATGTTTTCCCTCCGTATCTCCGCTATATTATCTGTGGTTTCGGACCCGCCAACGTGTGACATTTCGGCTCAGAATCAAGTTCTATCCATTATGTAACCGTTATCACGTTCGGCTACGAGTATGGGATACAACCTGGTTTTTATCTGGAACCCATCATTTAATTATGCAGGAGGCGTAATACATGCAGAGGAAAAAGAAGGTAGGGTATGCGACAGCTGCCATCATCGTATTGCTGGTGCTGCTCGGGTACTTACTGTTCAGAGACAGCAGCGATGCGCTATGGAAGACGGTGACGGAAAAGTGCGTTCCCAGC
It encodes:
- a CDS encoding ABC transporter permease; this encodes MTRADILVPAVRRGALHRLFDFFYRRQGFYLALLLTPPLLWFGTVYLGSLLTLLWQGFYTFDDFTMTVSPTLTLANIAALFSPANYDIIARTAAMAVCVTLFSAVLAFPIAYYMARYTRGKQKAFFYVAVMMPMWASYIVKAYAWTLLLSRDGVIQWFLRHLGLEGGLNSLLLLPGIGGNTLSTSGLGRFLVFVYIWLPFMILPIHAALERLPTSLIQASEDLGARPQQTFRYVILPLAVPGIAAGSIFTFSLTLGDFIVPQLVGPPGYFIGNMVYSQQGAIGNLPMAAAFTLVPIVLIAFYLALVKRWGAFDAL
- a CDS encoding ABC transporter ATP-binding protein, producing MPNAVEFIDVSRCFGDVRAVDRVSIDIKEGEFFSMLGPSGSGKTTCLRLIAGFEPLSSGSIRIHGREATGLAPYQRDVNTVFQDYALFPHMTVLDNVAYGLRVKGVGKNERRVRAQEALERVALGFVAARKPAQLSGGQRQRVALARALVNQPSVLLLDEPLGALDLKLREQMQGELKTLQRQLGITFIFVTHDQSEALSMSDRVAVFNNGRIEQVDTPRELYMNPKTPFVAEFVGTSNVLSSEQTLRLTGEVGCFAVRPEHIRLLAPAPGECEGEIRVAAQVKDIHYQGMATRYELVLETGERLLASETHHQRAAIQPAWAIGQPLTACWARSAMVSLQEVG
- the ydcS gene encoding putative ABC transporter substrate-binding protein YdcS → MEKYHARTSLSAICLSVLCALNIAHATAPELSAQGEGRLDIVAWPGYIERGQSDENYDWVTQFEQETLCQVNVKTAATSDEMVSLMAKGGYDLVTASGDASLRLIYGKRVQPIEPAAIPNWKSIDPRLINAPWYTVGGKIYGTPYQWGPNLLMYNTTVFPTPPESWSVVFTAQTLPDGKTNQGRVQAYDGPIYIADAALYLKSTQPELGISDPYQLTEPQYQAVLTLLRSQRALVHRYWHDTSVQMSDFKNEGVAASSAWPYQANALKSEGQPIATVLPKEGVTGWADTTMLASDAKHPVCAYKWMNWSLLPKVQGDIAAWFGSVPAVPAACKGNALLGAEGCENNGATQFDKIAFWKTPQSEGGKYVPYSRWTQDYIAIMGGR
- a CDS encoding gamma-aminobutyraldehyde dehydrogenase, encoding MSDEDFIARFSSRQLIDGQLIDGDGISQDIVNPASGAIVARLGETSAAQVAEAVDSAQRAFPAWARTTPSQRAIVLLRIADAIEREAASLARLEAINCGKPLYQALNDDLPAVADVFRFFAGAVRCQQGQLAGEYLDGHTSMIRRDPLGVVASIAPWNYPLMMAAWKIAPALAAGNTVVFKPSEHTPLTILALAPTLNALLPSGVLNIITGGGESAGRALVNHPRVRMVSVTGDIVTGQRILNAAVSNVKRTHLELGGKAPVIVCDDADIDDAVKAIATWGYYNAGQDCTSACRVYAQAGIYAQLVDALGASVSRLRMAQPRDEDNHLGPLISARQRDRVSSFVERALSQPHIERITGAGMVDAPGFYYPPTLLAGCLQSDEIVQREVFGPVVSVTRFTSLEQVVQWSNESEYGLASSVWTKNIDTAMQVAASLQYGTTWINSHFSLISEMPHGGLKRSGYGNDLSSYSLQNYSVVRHIMAKFKRQF
- a CDS encoding LysR family transcriptional regulator; this translates as MLTLRQIRHFIAVAETGSISAAAQTAFVSQSSLTLAIQQLENETGVRLFERHAKGMTLTHQGHQFLRQSYLILATVENATRSLRTGTESITGSLTVGVTSLVAGYFLVDLLKHFKDAYPNVVVQVVEDERRYIEHLLVSGEIDIGVLILSNLEDRDALQTEVLCHSPYRLWLPPMHPLLERESISLADVVTEPLIQLNVDEMDIHARQIWSKASLTPEIAMKTTSTEAVRSLVAAGMGLSILPDMTYRAWSLEGNMIEASKLTDPIEPLEIGMAWRRGSTRPKLVSPFLSVARENNGLRKSS